A portion of the Pedobacter cryoconitis genome contains these proteins:
- a CDS encoding ketopantoate reductase family protein, which translates to MKTTEFAIIGLGGVGGYFGFKLAQKYTADSAINVTFIAREKTYEIVKENGLTLLSEAHEDPIARPDQIFKTVAELGHTDVFVICVKEYDLENICNQLKDKIKNDTVILPLMNGVDIYERIRKIITNGIVLPSCVYVASHIKEKGIVEHKGNPGKIIAGKDPEHPEFDPQGIVDLFKNASIDIDYKEDSFPAIWSKYFFIASFGLVSARYNKSIGQVNEEEELHQRALAVMQEIQAIAVRKEIDLPEDIIEQTFQKAASFPFQTPTSLQLDVQSGKENTELELFAGAIIAYGKQLGIPVPETTDIYNEIKNGMLV; encoded by the coding sequence ATGAAAACAACAGAATTTGCTATAATTGGACTAGGTGGTGTTGGTGGTTATTTCGGGTTTAAATTAGCTCAGAAATATACTGCAGACAGCGCAATCAACGTTACTTTTATTGCCCGCGAAAAAACCTACGAAATTGTTAAAGAAAATGGTCTTACCCTGCTTTCTGAAGCACATGAAGATCCTATTGCCAGACCAGATCAAATTTTTAAAACTGTAGCTGAACTAGGCCATACCGATGTATTTGTAATCTGTGTAAAAGAATATGATCTGGAGAATATCTGTAATCAATTAAAAGATAAAATTAAAAATGATACTGTCATTCTTCCGCTGATGAATGGGGTTGATATTTATGAAAGAATACGAAAAATAATTACCAATGGAATTGTTCTGCCTTCCTGCGTTTATGTAGCCTCACATATTAAAGAAAAAGGGATTGTTGAGCACAAAGGAAATCCTGGTAAAATCATTGCAGGGAAAGATCCTGAACATCCGGAATTCGATCCTCAGGGCATTGTTGACCTGTTTAAGAATGCTTCAATCGATATCGACTATAAGGAGGATTCATTTCCGGCTATCTGGTCAAAATACTTCTTTATTGCAAGTTTTGGATTGGTTTCTGCCAGGTACAATAAATCTATAGGACAGGTTAATGAAGAAGAAGAATTACACCAGAGGGCTTTAGCGGTAATGCAGGAAATACAGGCAATCGCAGTCAGAAAAGAAATTGATCTTCCTGAAGACATTATTGAACAGACTTTTCAGAAAGCAGCCTCCTTCCCTTTCCAAACACCGACTTCTTTGCAACTGGATGTACAATCAGGAAAAGAAAACACGGAACTTGAACTCTTTGCCGGGGCAATTATTGCCTACGGAAAACAGCTTGGCATCCCTGTTCCGGAAACCACTGACATTTATAATGAAATCAAAAATGGAATGCTGGTTTAG
- a CDS encoding NupC/NupG family nucleoside CNT transporter: MERFHGVIGVIFILGLAYLCSNNKKKINFRLVASGLTLQIVIAILVLRVAPVQHFFEFLGKGMQKIEQFAKVGVDFVYGGVAVIGFDGKTHAYAAPESFIFAFNVTATIILVCVLVAIFYHFGIMQRIVSVIAKGMNFIMRVSGAEALSNVASAFVGQVEAQVMIKPYLKGMTKSELLASMSGSLACIAGGILIVYANMGAQAGMNLAPKLIMASLMAAPGALIISKIVFPETEVSQTMGKVKLEVKSEYTNLIDAISHGAGEGFKIAMNVIAMLIGFIALIALVDYTLINIGHLFNPNFNLSLDWIFGRLFYPFAWSMGIPDVDVSNAATLLGQKLTVNEFLAFKNLTTKAVPIVTEKGILIISIAICGFANFSSVGMQIGGIGELAPERRADLAKLGLKALMCGTLASYLSASIAGVLM, encoded by the coding sequence ATGGAGCGTTTTCACGGAGTAATTGGCGTCATTTTTATACTGGGCCTAGCTTATCTTTGTTCTAATAACAAGAAGAAGATTAATTTTAGACTTGTAGCAAGTGGGCTTACGCTCCAGATAGTCATTGCAATTCTTGTATTGAGAGTTGCCCCCGTTCAACACTTCTTTGAGTTTCTTGGTAAAGGAATGCAGAAAATCGAGCAATTCGCTAAAGTAGGTGTTGATTTCGTTTATGGTGGTGTTGCTGTGATTGGTTTTGATGGTAAAACACATGCCTATGCCGCCCCTGAAAGTTTCATTTTCGCCTTTAATGTAACGGCCACAATTATCCTGGTTTGCGTGCTGGTCGCTATATTTTACCATTTTGGTATCATGCAGCGTATTGTATCTGTCATTGCCAAAGGAATGAACTTTATTATGCGTGTGAGTGGCGCTGAAGCCCTGAGTAACGTAGCCAGTGCTTTTGTTGGCCAGGTTGAAGCTCAGGTGATGATCAAACCTTATCTTAAAGGAATGACAAAAAGTGAACTGCTGGCTTCTATGAGCGGTAGTTTAGCCTGTATTGCTGGTGGTATCCTGATCGTTTATGCCAACATGGGTGCCCAGGCCGGAATGAACCTTGCCCCGAAACTAATTATGGCCAGTTTAATGGCTGCTCCGGGAGCATTGATTATTTCTAAGATCGTTTTTCCTGAAACAGAGGTTTCACAAACGATGGGTAAAGTAAAGCTGGAAGTTAAAAGTGAATATACAAACCTGATTGATGCGATTTCGCATGGTGCAGGAGAAGGTTTTAAAATAGCTATGAACGTAATCGCGATGTTAATCGGCTTTATTGCCTTAATCGCTTTAGTGGATTATACTTTAATTAATATCGGACACCTTTTCAATCCAAACTTTAATTTATCGCTGGACTGGATTTTTGGCAGACTTTTCTATCCATTTGCCTGGTCAATGGGCATTCCAGATGTGGATGTTAGCAATGCTGCGACTTTACTTGGTCAAAAACTAACTGTAAATGAGTTTCTTGCGTTCAAAAACCTGACCACTAAAGCCGTTCCGATTGTGACTGAAAAAGGCATATTGATTATCAGTATTGCTATTTGCGGTTTTGCAAACTTCAGCAGCGTTGGTATGCAGATTGGTGGAATTGGAGAGCTTGCGCCAGAACGTCGTGCAGACTTAGCTAAACTAGGCTTAAAAGCGTTAATGTGCGGAACATTAGCTTCTTATCTTTCTGCTTCTATTGCAGGTGTATTAATGTAA
- a CDS encoding bifunctional nuclease family protein — protein sequence MKKVKLDIVGLSYSQTQSGAYALVLGEVNGRRRLPIIIGAFEAQAIAIEIEKMTPSRPLTHDLFKTFAQTYKIEIKEILIYNLVDGVFFAKLICTDGERTEEIDARTSDAIALAVRFNSSIYTYEFILSSAGIVIEGNDFVFLENMDNLNKEQGQDDIDTSIPGTGFGSLSVEELNQKLQEAIAEEAYEKAARIRDELNKRNSSQ from the coding sequence ATGAAAAAAGTAAAACTAGATATTGTTGGCTTATCCTATAGCCAAACCCAATCCGGAGCCTACGCACTGGTACTTGGAGAAGTAAACGGCAGAAGACGTTTGCCTATCATCATAGGTGCATTCGAAGCTCAGGCTATTGCAATTGAGATTGAAAAAATGACCCCAAGCAGGCCGTTGACGCATGATCTATTCAAAACATTTGCGCAGACTTATAAAATTGAGATCAAAGAAATCCTAATCTACAATCTTGTAGATGGTGTCTTCTTCGCTAAGCTGATCTGTACAGACGGTGAAAGAACAGAAGAAATCGATGCCAGGACATCAGATGCAATAGCACTGGCTGTTCGTTTCAACTCATCAATTTACACCTACGAATTTATTTTATCCTCTGCAGGTATCGTTATTGAAGGTAACGACTTTGTTTTTCTCGAAAACATGGATAACCTGAACAAGGAACAAGGACAGGACGATATTGATACTTCAATTCCCGGAACTGGCTTTGGAAGTCTTAGTGTGGAGGAGCTTAATCAAAAACTTCAGGAAGCTATTGCTGAGGAGGCCTATGAAAAAGCGGCCCGTATCAGAGATGAACTCAACAAAAGAAATTCATCCCAATAG
- a CDS encoding electron transfer flavoprotein subunit alpha/FixB family protein, whose translation MSVLVYVEQVEGKFKKSVFEAVSYAKAIADKTGTSLTAVSIGNVADNELQELGKYGAAKVLNVASAELKNFVNQAYAAVIAEAAQKEGAEIVVLSNSFSGKGLAPRVAVKLKAGLVDGAIELPQLDGGKFLVKKGAFSGKAFAVTELVSANKVIALNPNAFGVKESAVTASIEAFSPAVQPTDLTAIVKEIVRATDKVSLPDAELVVSAGRGLKGPENWGMIEELAGLLGAATACSKPVSDADWRPHSEHVGQTGIAISPNLYIAIGISGAIQHLAGVSSSKVIVVINKDPEAPFFKVADYGIVGDAFEVVPKLIEALKAHQA comes from the coding sequence ATGTCAGTTTTAGTATATGTAGAACAAGTCGAAGGTAAGTTTAAGAAATCCGTATTTGAAGCGGTTTCTTATGCAAAAGCCATCGCAGATAAAACAGGGACTAGCCTTACCGCTGTATCTATCGGTAACGTTGCAGATAACGAATTACAAGAATTAGGTAAATATGGTGCTGCCAAAGTATTAAATGTAGCCAGCGCAGAATTAAAGAATTTCGTGAACCAGGCTTATGCTGCAGTAATCGCAGAAGCTGCTCAGAAAGAAGGTGCTGAAATTGTCGTGCTTTCTAACTCCTTTTCAGGAAAAGGCCTTGCTCCACGTGTAGCTGTTAAATTAAAAGCAGGTTTAGTTGATGGTGCGATTGAGCTTCCACAATTAGATGGCGGTAAGTTCCTGGTTAAAAAAGGCGCTTTCTCCGGAAAAGCATTTGCTGTTACTGAGCTGGTTTCAGCAAATAAAGTAATCGCGTTGAACCCGAACGCTTTTGGCGTGAAGGAATCAGCAGTTACGGCATCAATCGAAGCCTTCTCTCCTGCTGTTCAGCCTACCGATCTTACTGCAATAGTTAAAGAAATCGTGAGAGCTACTGATAAAGTTTCTTTACCTGATGCTGAATTGGTTGTTTCTGCAGGAAGAGGCCTTAAAGGACCTGAAAACTGGGGTATGATCGAAGAATTGGCTGGATTATTAGGTGCGGCTACGGCTTGCTCCAAACCAGTTTCGGATGCAGACTGGAGACCACACTCAGAACACGTTGGTCAGACAGGTATTGCAATCAGTCCAAATTTGTATATTGCTATAGGTATATCAGGAGCTATCCAGCATTTAGCCGGAGTAAGTTCTTCTAAAGTAATTGTAGTCATCAATAAAGATCCGGAAGCTCCTTTCTTTAAAGTTGCTGATTATGGAATCGTTGGAGATGCCTTTGAGGTTGTTCCTAAATTAATTGAGGCTCTAAAAGCACATCAAGCTTAA
- a CDS encoding electron transfer flavoprotein subunit beta/FixA family protein, with the protein MKILVCISNVPDTTTKITFTNDNTQFNTAGVTFIVNPYDEIALSRAIELCAGGKGTVTVINVGESATEPTIRKALAIGADDAVRIDAAPRDAYFTAFQIAEYAKEGNFDMILTGRESIDYNGAQVAAMVGGFLDIPSVSIIKKLDYDGTTATLEREIEGGKEVVTVTGKFVASCAEGVAAPTIPTMRGIMSARSKPLVVVAAQPIEEVIKVVQFETPPARGTVKLIPAEEAANLISLLHTEAKVI; encoded by the coding sequence ATGAAAATATTAGTTTGTATCAGTAACGTGCCCGACACAACGACAAAAATAACTTTTACTAATGATAATACCCAATTCAATACTGCGGGAGTTACGTTTATCGTGAATCCGTATGATGAAATTGCATTGTCAAGAGCGATTGAACTTTGTGCTGGCGGAAAAGGAACAGTAACCGTAATTAACGTTGGCGAAAGTGCTACTGAACCAACTATCAGAAAAGCATTGGCCATTGGTGCTGATGACGCTGTCAGAATTGATGCAGCTCCGCGTGATGCTTATTTCACCGCTTTTCAAATCGCTGAATATGCTAAAGAAGGTAATTTTGACATGATCCTTACCGGTCGTGAATCAATTGATTATAACGGCGCGCAGGTAGCTGCGATGGTTGGTGGATTTTTAGATATCCCATCTGTTTCTATTATCAAAAAATTAGACTACGATGGAACTACTGCAACTCTTGAAAGAGAAATTGAAGGTGGTAAAGAGGTCGTAACCGTAACGGGTAAATTTGTAGCCAGCTGTGCTGAAGGCGTAGCGGCCCCAACGATCCCAACCATGAGAGGTATTATGTCAGCAAGGTCAAAACCATTAGTTGTAGTTGCGGCACAGCCAATCGAAGAAGTAATTAAAGTAGTACAGTTTGAAACTCCTCCTGCACGCGGAACCGTTAAATTAATCCCGGCAGAAGAAGCAGCTAACCTGATCAGCCTGCTGCATACCGAAGCTAAAGTAATCTAA
- a CDS encoding tetratricopeptide repeat protein, producing MATEPNDPFILYALATEYNSLNDTEQAFYYYHKLVEEHPSYVGTYYHLGKLYQKQEQTDKAVEIYQLGMKRAREKGDGHAFSELQGAYNMAAGLDYEDD from the coding sequence TTGGCAACAGAACCGAATGATCCATTTATTCTGTATGCACTGGCAACAGAGTATAACTCCTTAAATGATACTGAACAAGCCTTTTATTATTATCATAAATTAGTAGAAGAACATCCGTCTTATGTTGGAACTTATTATCATTTAGGTAAATTATATCAAAAACAAGAGCAGACCGATAAGGCAGTTGAGATCTATCAGCTTGGCATGAAAAGGGCCAGAGAAAAGGGCGATGGACATGCTTTTTCAGAATTACAAGGGGCTTATAATATGGCAGCAGGCCTGGATTATGAAGACGATTAA
- the chrA gene encoding chromate efflux transporter yields MEKRQLLFVKDVFLFTFTAFGGAQAHISLLLKYFVKQTHYISEEDLLELNALAQILPGPASTQTLVGIGHKVGGLKLALITFLIWIIPSAAVMTFAAISFAQLDHKVQFVLILKYIQPIALGIVAFGAYTLSRKVLITQTAVFLAISAVIVTLVLRNAYVFPLAILVGGMISSALETPKEESEIRVKLFANINPKKLAYFFGVLLFLAALGAIINRTSPFSLPIRLFENFYRNGIFIFGGGQVLVPLMFTEFVQMKHYLGSSEFLSGFALQQALPGPTFSFTSYLGAISMKNFGYGIYGQMMGGIVGVLGINLPGLILVLFIVPFWEDLKKITRIKHSLSGINAVSVGFIIAAFVLLVKPVGFDVLSIVIIAVTFLILNFTRISPPLIVLAGILLGYFM; encoded by the coding sequence ATGGAAAAACGACAACTCCTGTTTGTTAAAGATGTCTTTCTTTTTACTTTTACAGCATTCGGTGGTGCTCAGGCACATATCTCGTTGCTGTTAAAGTATTTTGTTAAGCAAACTCATTATATCTCGGAAGAAGACTTACTGGAATTGAATGCGCTGGCCCAGATATTACCAGGACCTGCTTCTACACAAACGCTGGTTGGAATAGGGCATAAGGTTGGTGGGTTAAAACTAGCCCTCATCACCTTTCTGATCTGGATTATTCCCTCGGCAGCGGTAATGACTTTTGCAGCGATCAGTTTTGCGCAACTTGACCATAAAGTACAGTTTGTATTGATCTTAAAGTACATTCAGCCTATTGCGCTTGGGATAGTGGCCTTTGGCGCATACACACTCTCCAGGAAAGTCCTGATTACACAGACGGCTGTTTTTTTAGCTATTTCTGCTGTTATTGTGACATTGGTATTAAGAAATGCGTATGTTTTTCCGCTGGCTATCCTGGTTGGAGGAATGATTTCTTCTGCTTTGGAAACCCCAAAAGAAGAAAGTGAGATCAGGGTAAAGCTATTTGCAAACATTAACCCGAAAAAGTTAGCTTATTTTTTCGGTGTATTGCTTTTCCTTGCGGCTTTAGGCGCAATAATTAACCGGACCTCTCCGTTTAGTTTGCCAATCAGGCTGTTTGAAAATTTTTACCGTAACGGGATCTTTATTTTTGGTGGCGGACAAGTATTAGTTCCGCTGATGTTTACGGAATTTGTACAAATGAAGCATTATCTGGGCTCTTCTGAATTCCTGTCGGGTTTTGCTTTACAGCAAGCTTTGCCGGGCCCGACCTTCTCTTTTACGAGTTATCTGGGCGCAATCAGCATGAAGAATTTTGGTTACGGTATCTATGGACAAATGATGGGCGGAATAGTAGGGGTTCTGGGCATTAACCTTCCCGGATTGATTCTGGTGCTTTTTATCGTTCCATTTTGGGAAGATTTGAAAAAAATAACCAGGATCAAACATTCTTTGTCTGGCATCAATGCAGTAAGTGTAGGCTTTATTATTGCAGCATTTGTGTTACTCGTGAAGCCAGTTGGCTTTGATGTACTATCGATTGTCATTATTGCGGTTACTTTCCTGATCCTTAATTTTACCAGGATCAGTCCTCCGCTGATTGTATTGGCAGGAATATTACTGGGCTACTTTATGTAG